In Duganella zoogloeoides, a single genomic region encodes these proteins:
- a CDS encoding Mu transposase C-terminal domain-containing protein, translating to MLLRNDLLHYPQPSARTVRVLWIDPGQRHAYVYDVAARSAEVELVQLPALLADLRDGRASVLPADPYLMVVSQEMLPPKYLQLRARAWEIIAALVAQEPDIYDARRRGQMIARATAEHQVSHPTIYRYLRRYWQRGQTPNALLPDYCNSGGKGKVRQSSEGIKRGRPRKNGADDGPGLNADEDIRRIFRVAIARYAASHDKFSRLGAYQQMLDEFFIERRIDPASGRVQAAPQRRAVMLPTFGQFNYWLDHDDDRPPEVARRSSGSGSGSATGAIAGAAQALRAASAVPVPVPVSATHMPAAANTAAAGAGAVPASPWPSAPGRPGASYQLDVVRAEVQLVSRADREQAIGRPHIYVVQDTYSRMITGIHVGLGPASWSQAMLALANCGADKQRYSQHYGRRIEAAQWPGCHLPDLLFVAAPLAALAGAEWGDGGTLRTNFNLRCIAAEQGAGDWQEVLARRFRLLAPDVAGSAGNAVNAVVNATANAAGAPCRLDGVLDVAQFTRIVIDCVLYYNSRQPAPDAATPAALWDWGVEHRGGALKTYPEHLVRCSLMPVATAIVGCDGIHFADSIYTCARAVQERWYERARQRGGWQVKVAHDPSNLDTIYLLDAAAPMQFHACHLADASGVRRHLSAVEMAYLPAAVAVTAPALATVRTNTPALVSFAG from the coding sequence ATGTTACTGCGCAACGATCTGCTGCACTACCCGCAGCCATCGGCGCGCACCGTCCGTGTTTTGTGGATCGACCCCGGCCAGCGCCATGCCTACGTCTATGACGTGGCGGCGCGCTCGGCCGAGGTGGAACTGGTCCAGTTACCGGCGCTGCTTGCCGACCTGCGGGATGGCCGCGCCAGCGTGCTGCCGGCCGATCCCTACCTGATGGTGGTCAGCCAGGAAATGCTGCCGCCCAAATACCTGCAACTGCGCGCGCGCGCCTGGGAAATCATCGCGGCGCTGGTGGCGCAGGAACCCGACATCTACGATGCGCGCCGGCGCGGCCAGATGATCGCCCGCGCCACCGCCGAACACCAGGTGTCGCACCCCACCATTTATCGCTACCTGCGCCGCTACTGGCAGCGCGGTCAAACCCCCAACGCGCTGCTGCCCGACTACTGCAATTCCGGCGGCAAGGGCAAGGTGCGGCAATCGTCGGAAGGCATCAAGCGCGGCCGGCCGCGCAAGAACGGCGCCGACGACGGCCCCGGCCTGAACGCGGACGAAGACATCCGCCGCATCTTCCGGGTGGCGATCGCCCGCTACGCGGCCAGCCACGACAAGTTTTCGCGCCTGGGCGCCTACCAGCAGATGCTCGATGAATTCTTCATCGAGCGCCGCATCGATCCCGCCAGCGGCCGGGTACAGGCGGCGCCGCAGCGCCGCGCGGTCATGCTGCCCACCTTTGGCCAGTTCAATTACTGGCTCGATCATGACGACGACCGCCCGCCGGAAGTGGCACGCCGCAGTAGCGGCTCCGGTTCCGGCTCCGCGACCGGCGCCATTGCCGGCGCGGCGCAGGCGCTGCGCGCCGCATCGGCGGTCCCGGTTCCGGTCCCGGTCTCGGCCACGCACATGCCCGCGGCAGCAAACACCGCAGCGGCCGGCGCCGGTGCGGTGCCGGCATCGCCATGGCCGTCCGCCCCCGGCCGTCCCGGCGCCAGCTACCAGCTCGACGTCGTGCGCGCCGAGGTGCAACTGGTGTCGCGCGCCGACCGCGAGCAAGCCATCGGCCGCCCGCACATCTACGTGGTGCAGGATACCTACAGCCGCATGATTACCGGGATCCACGTGGGACTGGGACCGGCCAGCTGGTCGCAGGCGATGCTGGCGCTGGCCAATTGCGGCGCCGACAAGCAACGCTACAGCCAGCATTACGGCCGCCGCATCGAGGCGGCCCAGTGGCCGGGCTGCCATTTGCCCGACCTCCTGTTCGTGGCGGCGCCACTGGCCGCGCTGGCCGGCGCCGAGTGGGGCGATGGCGGCACCCTGCGCACCAACTTCAACCTGCGCTGCATCGCCGCCGAGCAGGGGGCCGGCGACTGGCAGGAGGTACTGGCGCGGCGCTTCCGGCTGCTGGCGCCTGACGTCGCCGGCAGCGCGGGTAATGCAGTCAACGCGGTAGTCAATGCGACAGCCAATGCGGCCGGCGCACCGTGCCGGCTCGACGGCGTGCTCGATGTGGCGCAGTTCACCCGCATCGTCATCGACTGCGTTTTGTACTACAACAGCCGCCAGCCGGCGCCCGACGCCGCCACGCCGGCGGCATTGTGGGACTGGGGCGTGGAGCACCGGGGCGGCGCGCTCAAGACCTATCCTGAGCACCTGGTGCGCTGCAGCCTGATGCCGGTGGCCACCGCCATCGTGGGCTGCGACGGCATCCATTTCGCCGACAGTATTTATACCTGCGCGCGCGCGGTCCAGGAGCGCTGGTACGAGCGGGCGCGCCAGCGCGGCGGCTGGCAAGTGAAGGTGGCGCACGACCCGTCCAACCTCGACACGATCTACCTGCTCGACGCGGCCGCGCCGATGCAGTTCCACGCCTGCCACCTGGCCGACGCCAGCGGCGTGCGCCGCCACCTGAGCGCGGTGGAAATGGCGTATCTGCCGGCCGCCGTTGCTGTGACCGCGCCGGCGCTTGCCACCGTGCGCACCAATACTCCCGCCCTGGTCAGCTTCGCCGGCTGA
- a CDS encoding DEAD/DEAH box helicase yields MSDTPITLFTDLNLSEPLIQSLKDVGYETPSPIQAATIPLLLDNQDVLGQAQTGTGKTAAFALPILSRIDIRQTSPQALVLAPTRELAIQVAEAFQTYAAHIPGFHVLPIYGGQSYGPQLSALRRGVHVVVGTPGRVIDHLDKGSLDISKLKTLVLDEADEMLRMGFIDDVERILQETPATRQTALFSATMPSAIRRIANTYLRNPKEVTVAAKTGTNENIRQRYWLVSGMHKLDALTRILEAEDFDGMIIFSRTKLGTEELAQKLQARGFSAAAINGDIQQAQRERTIAQLKEGKIDILVATDVAARGLDVERISHVVNYDVPHDPESYTHRIGRTGRAGRSGEAILFITPREKGLLKMIERATRQPIGMLELPTIQAVNDVRIAKFKQQISETLAQGELEQFQSLIEDFEREQNVPAIEIAAALAKMARGDVPLLLDKKQVTQWEERPARAGASFDRPERGDRFDRGDRGDRFDRPERGERPDRSERFPKKERIVRAPDAGMETFRIEVGYQHGVKPGNIVGAIANEGGIDSKNIGRIEIYDDYSVLDMPNDLAGDVLEHLAGIKVAGQQLRITRDNGGAPSSASPAPAAAPAAPAPAAARATPVRAAKPAPAAAAGPAASPLSRTVAAAANEFDDDAPKKKKDKPAKATLPMSAFRVEVGSVNAVTPANIVGAIANETGLEARLIGRIEIFDTYSMLELPDGMPNELFKSLGKVWVGGSQLKISQVDRMPPESGKSTPPKSAAPKKKPAPGKKY; encoded by the coding sequence ATCCAGGCCGCCACCATCCCGCTGCTGCTCGATAACCAGGACGTGCTGGGCCAGGCCCAGACCGGAACCGGCAAGACCGCCGCTTTCGCGCTGCCGATTTTGTCGCGCATCGATATCCGCCAGACGTCGCCGCAGGCGCTGGTGCTGGCCCCAACCCGCGAACTGGCGATCCAGGTCGCCGAAGCGTTCCAGACCTACGCCGCGCACATTCCCGGCTTCCACGTGCTGCCGATTTACGGCGGCCAGAGTTACGGCCCGCAACTGTCGGCGCTGCGTCGCGGCGTGCACGTGGTGGTCGGTACTCCCGGCCGCGTGATCGACCACCTGGACAAGGGTTCGCTCGATATCTCCAAGCTCAAAACCCTGGTGCTCGACGAAGCCGACGAAATGCTGCGCATGGGCTTTATCGACGACGTCGAACGCATCCTGCAGGAGACCCCGGCCACGCGCCAGACCGCGCTGTTCTCGGCCACCATGCCGTCGGCCATCCGCCGCATCGCCAACACGTACCTGCGCAATCCGAAGGAAGTGACCGTCGCCGCCAAGACCGGCACCAACGAAAACATCCGCCAGCGTTACTGGCTGGTGTCGGGCATGCACAAGCTCGACGCGCTGACCCGCATCCTGGAAGCTGAAGACTTCGACGGCATGATCATCTTCTCGCGCACCAAGCTCGGTACCGAGGAACTGGCGCAGAAGCTGCAGGCGCGCGGCTTCTCGGCCGCCGCCATCAACGGCGACATCCAGCAGGCGCAGCGCGAGCGCACCATTGCCCAGCTCAAGGAAGGCAAGATCGACATCCTGGTCGCCACCGACGTCGCCGCACGCGGCCTGGACGTGGAACGCATCAGCCACGTGGTCAACTACGACGTGCCGCACGATCCGGAAAGCTATACCCACCGTATCGGCCGTACCGGCCGCGCCGGCCGCAGCGGCGAGGCGATCCTGTTCATCACGCCGCGCGAAAAAGGCCTGCTGAAAATGATCGAGCGCGCCACGCGCCAGCCGATCGGCATGCTCGAACTGCCGACCATCCAGGCGGTCAACGACGTGCGTATCGCCAAATTCAAGCAGCAGATCTCGGAAACCCTGGCCCAGGGCGAGCTGGAACAGTTCCAGTCGCTGATCGAAGACTTCGAGCGCGAACAGAACGTGCCGGCGATCGAAATCGCCGCCGCCCTGGCCAAGATGGCCCGTGGCGACGTGCCGCTGCTGCTCGACAAGAAGCAGGTCACCCAGTGGGAAGAGCGCCCGGCCCGTGCCGGTGCGTCCTTCGACCGCCCGGAGCGCGGCGACCGCTTCGACCGTGGCGATCGTGGTGATCGCTTTGACCGCCCCGAGCGTGGCGAGCGCCCGGACCGCAGCGAGCGTTTCCCTAAAAAGGAACGCATCGTGCGCGCGCCGGACGCCGGCATGGAAACCTTCCGCATCGAAGTCGGCTACCAGCACGGCGTCAAGCCGGGCAATATCGTGGGCGCCATCGCCAACGAAGGCGGCATCGACTCGAAGAACATCGGCCGCATCGAAATCTACGACGACTACAGCGTGCTGGACATGCCGAACGACCTCGCCGGCGACGTGCTCGAGCACCTGGCCGGCATCAAGGTAGCCGGCCAGCAACTGCGCATCACCCGTGACAACGGCGGTGCACCATCGTCTGCTTCGCCTGCGCCTGCTGCGGCGCCAGCGGCACCGGCACCAGCGGCCGCGCGTGCCACCCCGGTCCGCGCCGCCAAGCCTGCGCCGGCCGCCGCTGCCGGTCCGGCTGCCTCGCCGCTGTCGCGCACCGTGGCCGCTGCCGCCAACGAGTTCGACGACGACGCACCGAAAAAGAAAAAGGACAAGCCGGCCAAGGCTACCTTGCCGATGAGCGCCTTCCGCGTGGAAGTGGGCAGCGTCAACGCCGTCACCCCGGCCAACATCGTGGGCGCCATCGCCAACGAAACCGGCCTGGAAGCGCGCCTGATCGGCCGCATCGAGATATTCGACACGTATTCGATGCTGGAACTGCCGGACGGCATGCCGAACGAACTGTTCAAAAGCCTGGGCAAGGTCTGGGTCGGTGGTTCGCAGCTGAAGATCAGCCAGGTGGACCGCATGCCGCCGGAATCGGGCAAATCGACGCCGCCGAAATCGGCTGCGCCGAAGAAGAAACCGGCGCCGGGCAAGAAATACTGA